The DNA sequence ATTGTAAACATGGGGTCACCAAATGAACCATTGACTTGGTTACTCCCCTTGATGACTTGAATTACTTCATAATATTCTGGTTGCTTTCCTAGTTTTGGCTTGGGTaatcaaattaagaaaaaaaatgattatggtGTTCAAACAATAACAGCAACAACCAGAAGTATGGTCATTTCGGGCtattttttactatattattaTGGAACAATGATGTGGAAATGTAGAGGCGCAAACCACAAATGAATTCGTTTAAAAGAATAAGATTCCGTCGAagcttatattttatatgtaaaattcaAACCagttgaaacattttttttaataatgaatgttactttttttatttttttatttaaaaatcatatgaaaataataaaaccaaattttgaggGACCAATGATGTtactattaataattaattatgattattgttcttatagattatttttttcaaaagaatgcTGTCattaatagtaattaattttgatgaagaaaaattagatcagattgaaaacattattttctatttttttttttaaatttgtgaccAGTTTTAATCCttagattttaatatttatattatggtATCAAAGAAAAATGTTGAATAGAAGATGCAAGGCTCGCACTTCATGGTCTCTCCACACCTTTGGGCATTAGCTCACCATCTATTTATTTCTCTTCCAAGCCTATTCCTTTCATTTCAaaccaatttttaaatttcaaatcaaCATCCAAGAAATATTATACTcatctatttttgttttagtagttcttcacaaaaaaaaaaaaaatggcaaacATTTGAAATGTTTGAGAGCTTATTTTGAGGACAATAAAAAATAGACTTATCATACAcgagaaaaatattttgaaggtTTATACTAAAAAGCATAAAATGTACGGGAACCATAACTGAATCGAATGtgcagaagtttttttttttttaaaaaaaaagtgcagaagttaataaatatatgttttgttttcaaagaataaagaataagcTTAGGCATAAGTTGCCATAAGGACCTTGCATGTTATTGCTTTATAAGGGATTGGAAAAATTTACAAGAATCAAAGCTTAAAAATGTCTGAACCaggacataaaaaaaaaaaaaaagttatctaaGGACCATGATTGTGATTGGGTTATAAGAATTGTTATTTCACAAGacgtaaaataagaaaaaaaatctttatcttttcaaattaatgatattaccatttgtaatattattttttaatctaactattaattataattgtaaatacatacttatttttattatacttaaatttattaattacatcttatatatattattttgtacattttaaaacaaatatatatcctTTAAACTATACTATTGTATATTATATACTTTCTCAACCCATACATTACCTGTGCGAACTAAAATAGGAAACTAAAAGCGTTACATGTAACcactctttttttgtttgtgtgtgaATTACATGTAGCCACTCTATTTCTATTTCAACATTTCCTTtaaataatagattttttttaaaaggttttaaatattagatgttaaaataatgattatacAACTAAAATTATGTGGGAATTAAATTTGCAAATAGAAAAAATGGAAGGATCAAATTCATGTTAGACTCACTTAAATTCAAAAGGACTTGATTCCATCTTTCAGGTTAcatatacaattaaattttagtgttttattaaatatataataaaagcaaAATTTGCTGTGAACATTAATAGATTTTATCTAGTTTTGGATAAACTCAAACATTTAATTCAGAATCCAAAATGACATTTCATCTCAACGTTTTTACAACATATACGacttaacaaaatataaagtaGAACAATATGAGTATTTTCCTTTTCTACGTGGCATTGCAGATTTAATTAATCCCTAACAGGCTACCACATGGCATGATCTTGATCCGTTAATAAGAACAATATATTTGGTGGATCGCCACATTTCTCTCATGTCCAAATGACGCGGACAATTCTGAACGACCTTGTAAAGATACTAATCCATAGTTCCACTTATATAAGCTTATCAGATCTTGTTCATCTTGAATTCTTACAATCACGTATAACTTCTAAAATCAATCAAGTTAGTGTTAGTTTTCTAATTAACGAAACCTTAGAAATTCAAACTCGTTTAAGAAATTTGTGTACAACGCTATGCCTTTGGGGGAGGACTACGAGGATGCTAGGAACCATAGGAAGCctttcatcaacatcaacaacaacaacaacgctgGAAGTGGGAATCTCTTTGTTGTGCTGTGCGTCCTCATTGTGGCTTTGGGTCCTATCCAATTCGGTTTCACGGTGTTTATTTACATTATACATCTATAATTTCACAATTCCCCTTAACTTTTTTATACCCCTATTTTATActttgattattaattattacttttcTTCTGATTCTCTTTGCACTTGTTGATTATATATTGTTTATACAGTGTGGCTATTCTTCTCCAACACAAGCTGATATGATTCGAGATCTTAATCTCTCAATTTCAAGGGTATTTATATTAGATTTGATGAGTGCCTTTTAATCatcaagatatttttttaaaatcagattACTAATTTGTTGAATATGTTATTGAGACAGTTTTCACTCTTTGGATCTTTATCCAATGTTGGTGCAATGGTAGGAGCAACAGTCAGTGGTCAACTAGCTGAATACTTTGGACGTAAAGGGGTATTATACTAGCTATTGCTAATACGTTTTCATCGTTTTGTTTCATTCTGTCATTTAACATTTTTGTGCAGTTAAATCTCGTATAACAGAgagataatttaaataataaaaaatatgaaattttgatggtggagatttttatttaaaaaaaatagtaaaagtaaaaatttcaattgagaaAATTCATTCTTcccaattttaaaaactaaaattggaATGAAGTGTAATACCAGGAGGTGGCTCAGATTTCGTTTGAAAGGATTTAATTATCCTCTATCTGGTTGGATATCTAATCCTTTGGAATGTCAGCATTATAAGTTGTGGTAAACGAGGGATAAGGAATATAGAAGTGGTAGTGGGCAGGAACAATGAATGCTATTCTGATGTTAAGTGGGTGGGTTGTGTGGATGGGAAGAGGTTGATGGAACAAAAACTTGGGTGGGTGTTCTGAGAAAACGTAAAAACTGCAAGTTAGGAGAGAATCAACAGGTTTTCGAAGTGATTAGAATGAGGGGGTTGGATGTAAAGGAAATATAATTAACTAAGCATCATGGGAAGTGTGAGTGTTACGTGTGTAATGTATGTGATTGAGTGGTAGTGTTCTCGTGATGCAATTCGTTTCTTGTGTCTGTGATGGATCAATAATAGATTCTGTATGTACCTATTTTTTGGTATTGTCAACGGGGTGGAATGTATGTTGGCCATGGCTCGGGTGTGTTATGCTGGAGCATGTTATGTCTGCATGAATGTTAGTTGTGTAGCATATTGAGAGAGGTAGCTGCTGTAGTAATTCAGTTGTTGCTTTGTTTTGCTGTAGTGGAACTTATGGGGTGATATATGGTAAGCCAAgatctattaattaatatatatatatatatatatatatatatatattaactttttaaatgatttttagtaCGTATCTAGAAAGATTAATTCTTAACTCCGATCAAAATACAAAAGGAAATATAGTCACCTTTAAACTAGgaaaatttcattaatataaaaagttggaattttaatttttaaatttattattttgggatgttgtGTTGCAGTCACTAATATTCGCAGCAGTTCCAAATATATTCGGATGGCTAGCCATTTCTATAGCGAAAGTAAGTATTAACATGTGTAGTTAATTTGTTACCATGAATTATTGTTTATTGTTGTTGtcatatttcttaattaatttctaattaattaatgagacGTTAATTAcattgtttccttttcttttcttattttgaatcgGCTTTATTTACTCCTGTTCTAGGACACATCGCTTCTATTTATGGGAAGATTGTTGGAAGGTTTTGGCGTGGGAATAATCTCTTATGTGGTAATCTTGGCTTCCTGATTGCTTTTTATTAATTCCTTGATTAATAAATATAGGAATAGGCATGGATTATTAAGATATTGGCTAGTTTGTGTTGGAGCTAGTATTAAGGATATATTGTTGGAACATAATACACAGTATTACTTGAATGATAATATTAGGATTTTGATTTTCCAATTAACACCCATTTATTTCTCATTCCTtacataattgtttttttaaggagctttccttttttatttatatcttgtTTTACTCATCAATTCACATttcacatatatttttcttttcttttactcctgtgaaaagaaaaacatttatcaGAAAACTAATTTGACTTTTGAGAATATATATTTGGGAAAGGTAGAAAtcgtataataatataaaaatgttttacaaGTTGGTTCACTTTCTCATGAAACCACCAggtaattaatttatgtattggtttttcattttttgtttgtttaggtACCTGTTTATATAGCAGAGGTATCACCTAGAACCATGAGAGGTAGTCTTGGATCCGTGAACCAGGTTAGCTACGGAGCCTTACATTTGTTATAAGTTTTTACTCTccagttaattaattttaattatggatTCATATATTTATGTTCTTTTCTCGTAGCTTTCAGTTACCATTGGAATCATGTTGGTTTACCTGTTGGGTCTTTTTGTCAACTGGAGAGTTTTAGCAATATTAGGTAAGACTTTCTcggaaaaagtaaaatttatttcaatagtttttaagtttttaggattaattttatgacttttaattctaaaaatatcttatttaaaaaaaaaaaaacaacttcaaaaaatttctttatatatgtattcaattttataacaatttttaagtataaaaatttaaattaacaattataaatgtattttataatCTAAAGTACACCTCCTTATGATACGTAATAAAaagttagtaatttttttcataaataaacataaagatCGAATGAGATTATAAACGGATGATGGTTTCTTTTATACGCGTCATGCCAATATATTCagtataatttattatacattataAGAAACTATCAAATGCAAACAAACCTTAGACTCTCCACATGACCTGAAAAAACAAGAATCTCCTCATAAattaaatgaacaacaatattttCAGGTCCAAGCAtagtatttttactttttttcttcaaatagaGATTGGTTTATATGCGAAGCCTCCATAAATAGAAATGGAAATATGTAATTACTCCTTAAAATTATACAACACTTTTTTTAAGACTAAGCAAAATGAATacgaattatttattaatataatgaagcattctctctcttcttttttttccaggGGTTATTCCTTGTGCAGTACTAATACCGGGGCTATATTTCATTCCAGAGTCTCCTAGATGGTTGGTATGAATCGTacgaaattaatattttatataattataataataattggaTTCTGTATATGCAGCCACTTTGTTACTTTTAAGTGCAATCTAATTtctaatattcaattttttgtaAGAGAGGAAAGACAACCGGATCCAAATACCACTTATTTTGTCACATCTTGAATTcgaatttcaatttccatttTTAATGTCTAGGCCGAAATGGGGATGCTAGAAAAGTTTGAAGCTTCTTTACAAACTTTACGAGGACCCAACGTTGATATTACTATGGAAGCACAAGAAATCCAGGTacttcaatttatcacatacacacATAACTCAAAAGTCAATCTCTCTTCACTTGAAGCAAACTTTTTAATGAGAGATATTTATCATGTCAGGGATCTTTGACGTTGAATAACAAAACAGATACTATAAAGTTTGGAGATCTCACGAGGAGAAGATATTGGTTTCCTTTAATGGTGTATATATACATTATTCTATTTTGGTGTTCTTCTCGTCATTTATCTACTTTCCTCACACCATTGTTTTTCTGTCACTTGTTTAGTTTGATAAATTTAGGATTTGTTTGGATAcgttttttcaaaagaatttttagaaagaaatattaaaaataaaacaattttttataagctaaaattaatttttgtaaaagttaATTTACAGGAACTCTCttatagaacaaatttaaaagatgagagtttttacaaattaatttctgcattaattttaactaatagagaatttatttcatttttttttctcataaaagtTCTTTGGAATAAGCTAAACCAAACATATCTAAATGGCTGTGACTTCTTGGTAACTGAGTGCATGTGCCATGCAGGTAGGTATTGGACTACTTGTGCTCCAACAACTTACTGGTATCAATGGTGTTTTTTTCTATTCTAGCAAGATATTTGCAAGTgcaggtaattaattaattagataattctattctattaattaattatcaatttttgtaTCATGTCAGTCTTTGTAAATTAGTTATTAGTAAGCAGAAACTTTTAATGTCTTTTTGTGTCTTGAATTGTGGTGGTATAATAGGAATTTCATCCAGCGATGCTGCTACATTTGGACTTGGAGCCATGCAGGTCAAAATCTACACACGTTCTAGAATAATAGATATTGCCTTCATGTGAGTATCAAATTGTCAAACTTATAATTGTCATTGTTAAGTAATTTTCTTAATCTTAAATATATGCAGGTTGTAATGACTGGGATTGCTACTTCGTTGGTAGACAGAAGTGGAAGAAGGATGCTTCTAATAGTGAGTATTAAGAGAATTTTGCTTCTCAACAATTAATATCCACCATGCATCTCCTACTTTATctctgaaaaaattgaaaaagtttaattattattaattcttttgCAGCTATCCTCCTCTATAATGACACTTAGCCTCCTCCTTGTAGCCACCACATTTTATTTGGAGGTTGGTaatactaattattaattaatcactAACATTTGAAGCTGATCTAATCAACATTATCAACTTAATTAATAATGGCGTTGTTTTATTGAATCCAGGGTGTGGCAACAGATGATTCTAACGTTCATGAAATACTGGCAATGCTCTCTGTTATGGGGCTTCTGGTATGATTTTATTGATTCGGCATTTTTTTTGGTGCTCAGTACTTTGTCAATTTGATTAAGTGTTTCTTTTCAGGCTTTGGTCATTGGATTTTCTCTAGGCATCGGACCAATCCCCTGGATTATAATGTCTGAGGTATGCAGAGAGAATTATTTCAGCTTATAGGATTTAAATATGATCTTGGATCCTGTCTTTGTACTAATGATCAATTATACTAgcataaagaataataaataaaaaatccttttaaaCATATGGCTCATTAGACAAAGATTATGTATGGGACAGACCACCGGTCAATCATTACATGATacataatatttgtttaattaaccaaaaaaaaaagttgatagcTATCAAATGTTAATTAGTTGGAACAGTGTCAAATCCAAGACTTTGAGACAGAAAgtaatttattcaaaaaataataaataataattagactaaatttgaattttgatatattttaattattgaaccacaattttggtgttttatttttttattttggttcaatacttaattttacatatatttacttctcttattttttatttttttatttttttataatactttaaattaatatgttagtttcaaattttaactcaactaaaataaaatatatataaaattgaagATTAGACCAATTTTGCCGTTTTCCTAAAATTAGGGacaaaaattgtgaaaaaaaatagaagggcaaaattacatataaaaaattaaaggtgaattaaaattacaatttaacttaataattaattatttttatcatacatGTAAAAGTAAAGACATAATATTAGAAGTGTGGTGAGCTagctaaaaaagaaataaaatgtgcggctgaataaaacataaaagtaCCTAATGGTCTGAAAAGGAaatgaaatataagaaaaaaatagttaatataaaagataaaatttgataaaaattgcaaaattgaAAGAAGGGagtcaaattataaaattaaggggggcaaaaaataataactatagATACATATATTAGTATTTCCTTAGAACCCTCAATTGAATGAGTCGGCCACTGGTTGAAACCACATGCTCTCATACTTAATAATTTCTCATCATTAAGGATCTGTAGTAGCAGCAACATTATTTGAAATTAGCATTaacatttgttcatttttatctttcattttaaaagtttacaataatattaattattattttatcatcaacTGTATCCtattatctttcattttaaCTATCATCATCGTTTGATATTTAGAGAACTTCATGTAATTAAGTGATTTCAGAACttcaaaataagtatttaagCAACAAGTAGTTCAACTGCTAATGATCATGTACATTTGTTCAGATACTTCCACCAAATATTAAAGGCCTTGCTGGCAGTGCAGCTACCTTTTTGAATTGGTTCACTGCATCTGTAATCACCATGACTGCAAATTTGCTCTTACATTGGAGCAGTTCAGGTCCTCTTCTTCTGTCTTATTTTATTGGATTTcgtgcatgcatgcatgcatgcatagtACTTGAAAGCCTGCTACTTAATTATTTGTGTAAGGCTAAGTAATTCATGGTTGTGAACAGGAACATTCACAATTTATGCCATTTTTTCCGCCTTCACCGTTGCTTTTTCGATACTTTGGGTTCCCGAGACCAAGGACAGAACACTGGAAGAAATTCAGGCATccttttattagataaatttaattatattggaTTATTATGCTGATTATATCACTTAAGCtagcataatttatttttttttgaaaggcaagCTAGCATGAAGTAGGTTAATTTCTTCGACGGATACACATCCATCTTCGTTTCCTTgctaatgtatttttaaaatctttccAAGATTGGGATAGATAATTATGTTAGAGTAATGTTTAATTTGTGCAGATATTGCTAATGAGGAGAAATgctaattaacattttttctatTGAGTGAAGTTTATGTCACTCTTGCTGGACATGTATAGTGTGTTTGGAAGCGTGTTCACTATATATGTGTTCTTTAGTGCTGATCATGTTTTAGAAAACTGACATTTctcaaaataaatcatttaaaatatatttctccTCTTATGTTGGAAATCATTGCTGGATAATGGTTTTACCAGTACACCTCTTTCGAAATGTgttgaaatattattattacaataGAAGAAATGTTTAATTACTATGTGGTCTGTGGTCATtgaacttattttcttttcaattaggTACCtaaatttatacttatttttttaaacagctCTTTGCATTAGAGACctatttaaagaaaacaaagagaaagcTAAGGAcctaattgaaaagaaaaaaaattcaaagatttaattaaaaattataaaatagtttgGGACCTGTGAATTGATTTAacttatatatagaaaaatgttatatttaatttattttcaataaaagaaaaatattatattaaattattaaaaaagttgTGAATTAATTTGTTCCAGTTCAAAAGAGtctttaactaattaataatatttcaaaattttaagaattttctcaaaattaaaaaaaaaatgaaaaggaagggAAGGAACGAACAGCAAAATTATCATACGAAAAGTAGTCTAACTGTTAATTAGAGAATACtacaatataattaatgaatatcagagacaatatatatatatatatatatatatatatatatatatatatatatatatatatatatatatatatatatctttgatATCTCCTCCATATCTTAGGCCAAAGACCAATCAATAACAGATTATTTTTTGGGTTCATTCGAGTCCAAGAAGGAAGCAATAATGTGCTTGAGGCATCTATTGTAGACACAGGGTCGCTCCAGGTGAACCAGGTGACCAGCTTTCTTTATGCCTTCAAACGTTGCGCCATTCCCTAGTTGCCTGCAGTCATTGATCAGACGTGAGCTCATTACTAtctacaaaatattatattggaTATATAAAAGTATTGTCATTGAGTACTATTTCATGAATTTACTAATTCTGTATGatcacttttttaatttacaaaaatattttttataatcaaatttgcTTTTATATAGAAATTGACTAAAATCAGGGACACATCTTAAATTAACACAtgagtgattttttttgtttttcttgtctaTTCATGTTTGACCGTACTATGGCTcaaataaaagttatttaaagcGTCCTTACATCTCCACGCATGCATGTATGAGTAAGTGTATCACTCACATGAGAAGCTATTTACTACAACCATACAATTCAAGAGATTTAATATTGATGGAATAACAGCTTTTGAGTAACCATTACATGTGGATCATTCATCTATAGCTGTATAgtctaaatataaaattgtttctttaaataatatatttctctctttaaatatattatttgaagagaaaaataatattaatttttttaaaaaaatatttttataatttcattaataaatatttaaatatctttaatcaatattaaataTTGTAATAGAATAGTTGTAaatcattaataaataaaataaaattttattgattagaaagaaatttgaaatattatatatatatatatatatatatagagagagagagagagcattgTGATGGTTACTAATAAAAGTAGTTTTGCTATCGATCATATACatggtgttttctttttttggtaagTTTAGAGCCTTACTCTTTCATACTTTGGGCAAGCTCCAGTTTGAAAATTCGATCATTCTCTCCCCATAAAAGATGTATTCTCTGCAAGTAGCATAAATGTTATGGTATGAAATGCACATCAGAACGTATGAATTTAGCACTTAATTAGAGCTGTGCAAATTATTAATAACCTGTGGAAAATTTGGGATTGTGACATCTCTGTTGGTAATTACTAAGCCCTCCAATAGTTCACTTCGCTCCTTCCTATTCGTGAACATCACCTGTAAATAATTCCTCATGGAAAACCATCGTAAGCAAAATTACTTCAGAAGTCGTTacccttcaaattaatctagcTATTTTACTAACTTTCTAACTTCTATGTTTTAGTCACAGAAAATGTTTGAAtaataacaaagaaaagaaaagctgCATTTCTACTTCATAATTTATGACTGATTGAACTTTATTAGAAACTAAAGTTTGCAatgttaatttgtttaaatagtgagtaaggttttaaattacagcttgaatatatttttattttacaaaatattttttttctaataaatttttgttgtattgagtttttaataaacaataattttatttttggtcattaatattttattttgatctatgataaaataaagaattttgtgttttcttttctaataaattagtgaatttataaatgaaattttcttataagaaaacaaacacaaaattcctcaatttattataaattaaaaaatattaaatactaaaaataaaattattattttattaaaaatttaagtaacaaaaatatattaaaaaataaataaataatcaaatatttttattaggaattaaaatatatttaaaccgtAAATTACAGTTgtgaaatacttaaaaaaaatcttgatatggtgaaaaattataaatcataatactcatggtaatataaatttaaaaaatcttaattaaaaccTTGACAGAAAGTATAGGGCAAAGTAATTAAGATGGATATGATTGACAACAGCTGGGAGGGTTTTAAATCAACCGCAATTGCAATGGGACCGAGAAATTTAAACCTTGACAGAAAGCATGGGGCAAAGTAATTAAGATGGATTGTTCTAAACTAACATTCATTCCGATCAGGCAACATTCTGTGCGAAGTGTGACAGGTTAAGCACCTATAAATCGGGTAAAGTTGCAGTTGCAGGACTACTTAATTAGAATCTATGTATGTACGAAA is a window from the Glycine max cultivar Williams 82 chromosome 2, Glycine_max_v4.0, whole genome shotgun sequence genome containing:
- the LOC100798102 gene encoding sugar transporter ERD6-like 4, with amino-acid sequence MPLGEDYEDARNHRKPFININNNNNAGSGNLFVVLCVLIVALGPIQFGFTCGYSSPTQADMIRDLNLSISRFSLFGSLSNVGAMVGATVSGQLAEYFGRKGSLIFAAVPNIFGWLAISIAKDTSLLFMGRLLEGFGVGIISYVVPVYIAEVSPRTMRGSLGSVNQLSVTIGIMLVYLLGLFVNWRVLAILGVIPCAVLIPGLYFIPESPRWLAEMGMLEKFEASLQTLRGPNVDITMEAQEIQGSLTLNNKTDTIKFGDLTRRRYWFPLMVGIGLLVLQQLTGINGVFFYSSKIFASAGISSSDAATFGLGAMQVVMTGIATSLVDRSGRRMLLILSSSIMTLSLLLVATTFYLEGVATDDSNVHEILAMLSVMGLLALVIGFSLGIGPIPWIIMSEILPPNIKGLAGSAATFLNWFTASVITMTANLLLHWSSSGTFTIYAIFSAFTVAFSILWVPETKDRTLEEIQASFY